A genomic stretch from Methanobacterium sp. includes:
- a CDS encoding right-handed parallel beta-helix repeat-containing protein, with protein sequence MNFRFFIASVLFLFIASSFSLGTVFADTHYANPGNYKSVLGAAGYSDTIIFNNGVYSVDEPIEVLKSWKLFAANPGGAVLRATESIHTLVDVWSSDVVVSGLVLDGNGLSNYGIHGNYEGHYAINGNFNGNTIINNKRFGVLLTNTNSVFSNNYVANNGEVGIGLLDSSTSTLTGNTVVGSVYTGIYLYNSPGSSLSGNVVNGNGGHGIFLRLSPYSWIQNNVANGNGWTGINLESSGSSAVVTNNANSNHIAGLWLTSTDSTPIIGNTFQYNPYGAAFTNSNGNQFSFNTVTNNVYGITTPYSNPVSNNLIMDNSGWGISMDTYGNNLNNPTITDTQIYRNGIGIKLTGNNNILGTLLFLNNSVLANNYALEFTGNNNLLNGTQLFGNTNGLHLSGDGNVLTNLTVVYNTLNGVLIDGNGNRLNDSYFLNNTNGLILNGNLNNINNIFLLNNTNALTLNENNNLVNGSGVLNGTNGFFITGKGNVVANNSVSNQNNTAMYINGNNIVTGNGLTDNNGTGLLIRGDNDVVDFLNMLGNTIIRNGQGINIQGNNNNINNILTLFNILLDNGYSLTITGNNNQMNNTILTLNRNGLQVIGDNNTFSNITSRFNNQTGIIFNGNNNTLDSSLLQNNTNGLIVNGSENHVNSTLIFNSTNGSTINGDNNNLTGNNVHNNTENGLIINGSNNTFIQNNITGNPNAILVENGTNNTLNYNRIAGNTHNLHNNGHGTVDAQYNWWGQKNPICITGMNINTNNQAVAVLNVPSGTINPGQIYDITVTLRSSTGEELKMEIPSFLVQFFINNGGDVYPETAPLINNSAWTQLQVFNPGSYTLTTTIDQQTLTSTLSTPVNSQPVTPHRIPRKPADPAPNNNLCGAMALGNLLNSLGARADANLISQIGGLTDQGISMYGLTQETIIMP encoded by the coding sequence ATGAATTTTAGGTTTTTTATTGCATCAGTGTTGTTTTTATTTATAGCATCTTCATTTAGTTTAGGCACTGTTTTTGCTGATACTCATTATGCTAATCCTGGTAATTATAAATCTGTTTTGGGTGCTGCGGGCTACAGTGACACCATTATATTTAATAATGGTGTTTATAGTGTGGATGAGCCTATTGAGGTTTTAAAGTCTTGGAAATTGTTTGCTGCTAATCCTGGTGGTGCGGTTTTAAGGGCTACTGAGAGTATTCATACTTTGGTTGATGTGTGGAGTAGTGATGTTGTTGTTTCTGGTTTGGTTTTGGATGGTAATGGTCTTTCAAATTATGGAATACACGGTAATTATGAAGGACACTACGCAATCAACGGAAACTTCAATGGTAACACTATTATTAATAATAAACGGTTTGGTGTTCTTTTAACTAATACTAATTCTGTGTTTTCTAATAATTACGTGGCAAATAATGGTGAGGTAGGAATAGGGTTATTGGACAGTTCTACATCAACATTAACAGGTAATACGGTGGTTGGTTCTGTTTATACTGGTATTTATCTTTATAATTCTCCTGGTTCTAGTTTAAGTGGTAATGTGGTTAATGGTAATGGTGGTCATGGTATCTTTTTACGATTAAGCCCTTATAGTTGGATTCAAAATAATGTTGCAAATGGTAATGGGTGGACTGGTATTAATCTAGAAAGTAGTGGTAGTAGTGCTGTTGTCACAAACAACGCTAATAGTAATCATATTGCAGGTTTATGGCTTACAAGTACCGATTCAACACCCATAATAGGTAACACATTCCAATACAATCCCTACGGAGCAGCATTCACCAATAGTAACGGTAATCAGTTTTCTTTTAACACTGTGACTAATAATGTGTATGGTATCACCACTCCTTACAGTAATCCTGTTTCTAATAACCTTATAATGGATAATAGTGGATGGGGTATAAGTATGGATACCTATGGAAATAATTTAAACAATCCCACCATTACCGACACCCAAATATACAGAAATGGTATAGGAATAAAACTCACAGGAAATAATAATATTCTAGGAACACTTTTATTCCTAAACAACAGTGTCCTAGCCAACAACTACGCACTAGAATTCACAGGAAACAACAACCTACTAAACGGAACACAACTATTCGGAAACACCAACGGACTACACTTAAGTGGTGATGGTAATGTTTTAACCAATCTAACTGTGGTTTATAACACATTGAACGGCGTTTTGATTGATGGTAATGGAAACCGTTTAAATGACAGTTACTTTTTAAACAATACCAATGGATTAATCTTAAACGGAAATTTAAATAACATTAATAATATATTTTTATTAAATAACACTAATGCTTTAACTTTAAACGAAAACAATAACCTGGTAAATGGTTCAGGTGTGCTTAACGGAACCAATGGTTTCTTTATAACTGGTAAGGGTAATGTTGTGGCTAATAATAGTGTTAGCAATCAAAACAACACTGCAATGTACATCAATGGAAATAACATTGTTACTGGGAATGGTTTAACTGATAATAATGGCACAGGACTCCTGATCCGTGGTGATAATGATGTTGTTGATTTTTTGAATATGTTGGGAAACACCATAATCCGTAACGGCCAAGGAATAAACATCCAGGGAAATAATAACAATATAAACAACATTCTAACACTCTTTAACATCCTCCTAGATAATGGTTACAGTTTAACCATCACTGGAAATAATAATCAGATGAACAATACTATTTTAACATTGAATAGGAATGGTTTACAGGTTATTGGCGATAATAACACTTTTTCTAATATTACCAGTCGTTTTAACAACCAAACTGGGATCATATTTAATGGAAACAATAACACGTTGGATAGTAGTTTGTTGCAGAATAATACTAATGGTTTGATAGTGAATGGAAGTGAAAACCATGTTAACAGTACATTAATCTTTAATAGTACTAATGGAAGCACTATAAACGGGGACAATAACAATTTAACAGGTAATAATGTTCATAATAACACAGAAAACGGTTTAATAATAAACGGCAGCAACAATACATTCATTCAAAACAATATCACAGGAAACCCAAATGCTATACTTGTTGAAAATGGCACTAACAACACATTAAACTACAATCGTATCGCGGGTAACACTCATAACCTTCACAACAATGGTCATGGAACAGTCGATGCCCAATATAATTGGTGGGGACAAAAAAACCCTATCTGCATCACAGGAATGAATATAAACACCAACAACCAGGCTGTTGCGGTTTTAAACGTACCATCAGGCACTATAAATCCAGGGCAAATATATGATATCACTGTAACTCTCCGTAGCAGCACAGGAGAAGAATTGAAAATGGAGATTCCCTCATTTCTGGTGCAATTCTTTATAAACAACGGTGGTGATGTCTACCCAGAAACAGCACCCCTAATTAATAACAGTGCCTGGACACAACTACAAGTCTTCAACCCGGGAAGCTACACACTAACCACCACAATTGACCAACAAACACTAACAAGCACATTAAGCACTCCGGTGAACAGCCAACCGGTTACACCTCATAGAATTCCTCGTAAACCTGCTGATCCAGCACCGAATAATAATCTTTGTGGAGCTATGGCTTTAGGTAATCTTTTAAACAGTTTAGGAGCACGTGCAGATGCTAATCTTATATCACAGATTGGTGGATTAACCGACCAAGGCATCAGTATGTATGGTTTAACACAGGAAACAATCATTATGCCATAA
- a CDS encoding MFS transporter, which translates to MENNSKPSEISWTAIIIVSLSSFIIALDSTFMNVAIGNLIVDLNTTIPTIQIIISVYALTMASLMLLGGKMQDVVGRKNAYIAGAVIFGFGTAIAALSVNSTMLLIGWSVFEGIGAALMTPATASIIVGMYSGKNREFALGIRTSLATAGAGVGPLVGGFLATFFSWRWGFGLELIIIIIILALSRKLNYFPPSMKLRDLDKWGVLLSSLGLLLFVIGILRINSNENFEISAFIIGMGILLLILFYLREKRVISRDERPLTDIRLFKNRNFALGTLSRLVLNLALAGAVFILPVFFQQETGADAFTTGLTLLPLTIGVLIFSIASSKLSNRIAPHHLISIGFLIALLSSYYLSYQFNLNTHVFDIIPGTLFLGMGLGLALPLTANLILSSASSDKQADASGIMSTSANLGSSMGTAVIGIILIIGTINGLYAAYDQIYPNQFTKSEIDQKLALYQEKKNATTTFNVLKGNENFTLYTIVNKTIRNAMKTAFDFIFIIFLISFIISLFIKPLKLK; encoded by the coding sequence TTGGAAAATAATTCTAAACCTTCTGAAATTAGTTGGACCGCTATTATAATTGTTTCATTATCTTCATTTATCATAGCACTTGATTCTACTTTTATGAACGTAGCTATAGGCAATTTAATAGTAGATCTGAACACCACTATACCTACTATACAGATAATAATCAGTGTTTATGCACTGACCATGGCTTCATTAATGCTTCTAGGGGGTAAGATGCAAGATGTAGTGGGTAGGAAAAATGCATACATTGCTGGTGCCGTTATTTTTGGATTTGGAACAGCTATAGCTGCTTTGAGTGTTAATTCAACCATGTTATTGATTGGATGGTCAGTTTTTGAAGGTATTGGTGCGGCCCTGATGACACCGGCCACAGCTTCAATCATTGTTGGAATGTATAGTGGAAAAAACCGTGAATTCGCCCTGGGGATTCGAACATCCCTAGCTACTGCAGGTGCAGGAGTCGGACCACTCGTAGGAGGATTTTTAGCCACATTCTTTAGTTGGAGATGGGGTTTTGGACTTGAACTGATTATTATAATAATTATCCTGGCATTATCACGAAAGCTGAATTACTTCCCGCCATCAATGAAACTTAGAGATTTAGACAAATGGGGGGTGCTTTTATCTTCATTAGGACTTTTATTATTTGTTATAGGAATTTTAAGAATTAATTCTAACGAAAACTTTGAGATATCTGCATTTATAATAGGAATGGGGATATTACTATTAATATTATTCTATTTAAGAGAAAAAAGAGTTATTAGTAGAGATGAACGACCGCTTACTGATATCAGACTGTTTAAAAATAGAAACTTTGCTCTGGGAACACTTTCCAGACTGGTACTGAATCTGGCCCTTGCTGGGGCTGTATTCATATTGCCTGTTTTTTTCCAGCAAGAAACAGGTGCCGACGCATTCACAACAGGCCTTACTCTTTTACCATTAACTATTGGGGTTTTGATCTTTTCAATAGCATCATCTAAACTATCAAACCGAATTGCACCCCACCATCTCATTTCCATAGGATTTTTAATTGCATTATTATCCAGTTATTATCTCAGCTATCAGTTCAACTTGAATACCCACGTATTTGATATTATTCCTGGAACCTTATTTCTGGGAATGGGATTAGGTTTAGCCCTGCCATTAACTGCAAACCTAATTTTATCCTCGGCAAGTTCAGATAAGCAAGCGGATGCTTCAGGTATTATGTCCACCAGTGCAAATCTGGGATCATCCATGGGAACTGCAGTTATAGGGATTATCCTCATAATTGGAACAATCAACGGATTATATGCAGCGTATGATCAGATCTATCCCAACCAATTTACGAAAAGTGAAATCGATCAAAAACTGGCATTATATCAAGAGAAAAAAAATGCAACTACAACATTTAATGTCTTAAAAGGGAATGAAAACTTTACTTTATACACAATTGTTAATAAAACCATCAGAAATGCAATGAAAACTGCATTTGACTTTATATTTATCATATTCTTAATAAGCTTCATAATTTCGCTATTCATAAAGCCATTGAAACTTAAGTAG
- a CDS encoding calcium/sodium antiporter, giving the protein MIVLISLIAVLVISLLIVIKAADLFVDNLVEVGEVVGISQIILGVTASAIGTSLPEFGSAMIATLSGSPDIGVGVVIGSNIWNIAGILGISATFAGVIKTSPKGLSRDGAVTLATALILIFFMFFGDIGKIAAIVFIAVYAIYLRSLIKAQKEETAENNEKQIENESEIKEGSVLSKLKTISPKTIIWIVVGLAGLIVGCRLLVYSGVEIGKILGIPEMIMGLFTLAIGTSIPELVVTFSSAMKGLHDLSIGTVLGSNTFNIMIGIGVPALILNVPVEPLSLTFDAPAMIFVTILVLLMIKRGMKLTRVDGIILMAVYITYAVVRIGFLG; this is encoded by the coding sequence ATGATTGTATTAATTTCATTAATAGCAGTTCTAGTAATTTCGTTATTGATTGTAATAAAGGCGGCAGATTTATTTGTTGATAATCTGGTAGAGGTGGGTGAAGTGGTTGGGATCTCTCAAATAATTTTAGGGGTTACTGCTTCAGCTATTGGAACTTCTCTTCCTGAATTTGGTTCTGCAATGATTGCTACTTTATCAGGTAGTCCGGATATTGGTGTTGGAGTTGTTATAGGTTCGAATATATGGAATATTGCAGGAATACTTGGTATTTCCGCAACATTTGCTGGAGTTATTAAGACTAGTCCTAAAGGATTATCCCGAGATGGAGCAGTAACACTTGCTACAGCATTAATTCTTATATTTTTCATGTTCTTTGGAGATATTGGTAAAATAGCAGCTATTGTTTTTATAGCAGTCTATGCAATTTATCTAAGAAGTCTAATAAAAGCTCAAAAAGAAGAAACTGCTGAAAATAATGAAAAACAAATTGAAAATGAGTCTGAAATTAAAGAAGGTTCAGTTCTATCTAAACTTAAAACTATTAGCCCCAAAACGATAATATGGATAGTAGTAGGCCTTGCAGGGTTAATTGTAGGATGTAGACTATTGGTGTATAGTGGAGTAGAAATTGGAAAAATTTTAGGTATTCCTGAAATGATTATGGGGCTTTTTACACTGGCAATAGGAACAAGCATACCCGAACTTGTAGTTACTTTCTCATCTGCTATGAAAGGACTGCATGATTTATCAATAGGAACTGTACTTGGAAGTAACACATTTAATATCATGATAGGTATTGGAGTACCTGCCCTTATTCTAAATGTACCTGTAGAACCTCTTTCACTTACCTTTGATGCTCCGGCAATGATTTTTGTCACTATATTGGTCCTGCTAATGATAAAAAGAGGCATGAAACTAACTAGAGTTGATGGAATCATATTAATGGCAGTTTATATTACTTATGCAGTTGTAAGAATAGGATTTTTAGGGTGA
- a CDS encoding universal stress protein: protein MYKKILITSTGEYLDEIMEHTIDLVDGRTMKVIGLYVAETSAPFLTPSKVKELMVKELKERGKEVLRGIEQEFKKPDCEKIKFIPMLVEGDPASEIVKIAEKENVDVIVMGTGKNKIDKHLLGSVSEKVVHSAPCTILLVRIV, encoded by the coding sequence ATGTATAAAAAAATATTAATAACAAGTACTGGCGAATATCTGGATGAAATAATGGAACATACTATTGATTTGGTAGATGGAAGAACAATGAAAGTCATTGGACTATATGTTGCAGAAACGTCTGCGCCTTTCCTAACTCCAAGTAAAGTAAAAGAATTGATGGTTAAAGAGTTAAAAGAGAGAGGAAAAGAAGTTTTAAGAGGTATAGAACAAGAATTCAAAAAACCAGATTGTGAAAAAATCAAGTTTATTCCTATGCTTGTTGAGGGGGATCCAGCATCGGAGATTGTTAAAATTGCTGAAAAAGAAAACGTAGACGTTATAGTCATGGGTACTGGTAAAAATAAAATAGATAAGCATTTGCTTGGAAGCGTCTCCGAAAAGGTTGTTCACTCTGCTCCGTGCACTATATTACTTGTAAGGATAGTATAA
- a CDS encoding cation-transporting P-type ATPase, which yields MDQDELYLKELSIYKSPPSEVYSLLSTSKHGLSEEEAKQRLEKYGPNQIEEIKQKPLIFKFLENFYNILALLLWAASILAFISGTPQLGFAIIAVIVINALFSFWQEYEAEKATEALKKILPSTAKVIREGEKREILAAELVPGDLIVLGEGDNISADSRLTEAFQLKIDNSTLTGESRPVRKEAEEISVENDNFVEMHNLIFAGTNVSSGSGKAVVFATGTQTEFSKIATLTQTVKEVPSPLQKEIGRLAQIIAIIAILMGFTLFAVNIFVVGFPLELAFLFAIGLTVANVPEGLLPTVTLSLAAAAKKMVTKNALIKRLSSVETLGSTTIICTDKTGTLTKNEMTVRKIWIPCELIDVTGSGYSPEGEFLHKGSEISYDEMKELKLLMRTSAFCNDAKLIPPQDKTGKWKILGDPTEASLIVAAYKSGFNLEEELERIPRITELPFDSKRKSMSSIHQKEDKKVAYIKGAPKKIISLSNYISENGKIRPLKEDEKEKIIKIHDNLAKQGLRILGVAYRNLPNDFDDYRPETVEKDMILVGMMAMQDPPRPEVKDAVAQCHQAGIRIIMITGDYGLTANAIAEEIGIVSGKCQIIKGKELTEMSDEEVGNILKSKQNVIFARAVPEHKMRIASILEDEDEIVAMTGDGVNDAPALRKADIGIAMGITGTDVAKEASDMVLTDDNFASIVEAIREGRTIYENIRKFITYIFAHETAEIIPFVLMVLFKIPLPITVMQILAIDLGTDTVPALALGVGPSESDVMNRPPRSRKERLLNFGVVFRGYIFLGLIEAALVMSGYFWTLHNGGWQLGQALPFSDPLYIKATTMVFVGIVAAQIGNLIGCQTTRTSTFEVGLFKNRWVPMGIAFEVVVMLSIVYIPYLQIIFNTTALGITDWLYVITFIPIMFFADELRKYFVRRRR from the coding sequence ATGGATCAAGATGAACTCTATTTAAAAGAGTTAAGTATTTATAAATCACCGCCTTCTGAGGTATATTCCCTACTTAGTACATCTAAACATGGTTTAAGTGAAGAAGAAGCTAAACAAAGGCTTGAAAAATATGGACCGAACCAAATAGAAGAAATAAAACAAAAACCTTTAATTTTTAAATTCTTAGAAAATTTCTATAATATACTGGCCCTCCTTTTATGGGCTGCAAGCATTCTGGCTTTTATTTCTGGAACTCCACAACTTGGATTTGCAATTATTGCCGTAATTGTAATTAACGCTCTTTTCAGCTTCTGGCAGGAGTATGAAGCAGAGAAAGCTACTGAAGCCCTTAAAAAAATACTCCCATCCACTGCAAAAGTCATAAGAGAGGGTGAAAAAAGAGAAATACTTGCAGCAGAACTTGTTCCTGGAGATTTAATCGTACTTGGAGAAGGAGACAACATTTCTGCTGATTCAAGACTTACTGAGGCTTTTCAACTTAAAATAGATAATTCCACGCTTACAGGAGAATCACGGCCAGTACGTAAAGAAGCTGAAGAAATAAGCGTTGAAAATGATAATTTCGTAGAGATGCATAATCTTATTTTTGCAGGTACAAATGTTTCATCAGGCTCAGGAAAAGCTGTTGTTTTTGCAACAGGAACACAAACAGAATTTAGTAAGATTGCAACACTTACTCAAACTGTAAAAGAAGTTCCAAGCCCTCTTCAAAAAGAAATAGGTAGATTAGCCCAAATAATTGCAATCATTGCTATTTTAATGGGTTTTACATTGTTTGCCGTTAATATTTTTGTTGTAGGTTTTCCTTTAGAGCTTGCTTTCCTTTTTGCCATTGGATTAACCGTTGCAAATGTTCCAGAAGGACTTTTACCCACAGTTACCCTTTCACTTGCTGCTGCAGCAAAAAAAATGGTCACTAAAAATGCTCTTATAAAAAGATTGTCCAGTGTAGAAACATTAGGGTCTACAACAATTATCTGCACCGATAAAACAGGTACTCTAACTAAAAATGAGATGACCGTCCGTAAAATATGGATACCTTGCGAATTAATTGATGTAACCGGATCAGGATACTCCCCCGAAGGTGAATTTCTGCATAAAGGTTCAGAAATTAGTTATGATGAAATGAAAGAGCTTAAATTACTCATGCGAACATCTGCATTTTGTAATGATGCCAAACTCATTCCCCCTCAAGACAAAACAGGCAAATGGAAAATCTTAGGAGACCCCACAGAAGCATCACTAATTGTAGCTGCATATAAAAGTGGATTTAACCTGGAAGAAGAACTTGAACGAATTCCACGAATAACAGAACTTCCTTTTGACTCTAAAAGGAAATCTATGAGTTCTATCCACCAGAAAGAAGATAAAAAAGTCGCTTATATCAAAGGAGCTCCTAAAAAAATAATTTCCCTCAGCAATTATATCTCAGAAAATGGGAAAATAAGACCATTAAAAGAGGATGAAAAGGAAAAAATTATTAAAATACATGATAATCTTGCAAAACAGGGACTTAGAATACTTGGAGTAGCTTACAGAAATCTTCCAAACGATTTTGATGATTACCGGCCTGAAACCGTTGAAAAAGATATGATATTAGTGGGCATGATGGCTATGCAAGATCCGCCCCGTCCAGAAGTTAAAGATGCTGTAGCACAATGTCATCAGGCAGGAATTAGAATAATAATGATAACAGGCGACTATGGACTTACAGCAAACGCCATAGCAGAAGAAATTGGAATTGTAAGTGGTAAATGCCAAATAATAAAAGGGAAAGAACTTACAGAGATGTCTGATGAAGAAGTAGGCAATATTTTAAAATCAAAACAAAATGTAATATTTGCAAGGGCTGTTCCCGAGCATAAAATGAGAATTGCCTCCATACTTGAAGATGAAGATGAAATCGTTGCTATGACTGGAGATGGTGTAAATGACGCTCCAGCACTTAGAAAGGCAGATATAGGAATTGCAATGGGAATAACCGGTACAGACGTTGCAAAAGAAGCTTCTGACATGGTTTTAACTGACGATAATTTTGCATCAATTGTAGAGGCCATTAGGGAAGGTAGAACCATCTATGAAAACATAAGAAAGTTTATAACCTATATTTTTGCCCACGAAACCGCAGAAATCATTCCATTTGTATTAATGGTTCTATTTAAAATTCCGCTTCCAATTACTGTAATGCAAATACTTGCAATTGACCTGGGAACAGACACAGTCCCTGCACTTGCACTGGGTGTGGGTCCTTCAGAATCTGATGTGATGAACCGGCCCCCAAGATCCCGGAAAGAACGGCTTTTAAATTTTGGAGTTGTATTTAGAGGATATATATTTCTCGGATTAATAGAAGCAGCTCTTGTGATGTCAGGATACTTTTGGACACTCCATAATGGAGGATGGCAGTTAGGACAAGCCCTTCCATTTTCTGACCCACTATACATTAAAGCAACCACCATGGTATTTGTAGGTATTGTCGCTGCACAGATAGGAAACCTAATAGGCTGTCAAACCACCAGAACATCTACATTTGAGGTAGGGTTGTTTAAAAATAGATGGGTACCTATGGGAATTGCTTTTGAAGTTGTAGTCATGCTTTCAATAGTATATATACCCTATCTACAAATCATATTTAACACAACCGCTCTTGGAATCACTGACTGGCTTTATGTAATTACATTTATACCTATAATGTTTTTTGCAGATGAATTAAGGAAATATTTTGTTAGAAGAAGGAGATAA
- a CDS encoding NAD(P)/FAD-dependent oxidoreductase, with amino-acid sequence MECDVVIIGAGPAGLFAADKLADHFKIIVVDKGRGIDTRKCVALKNRNCGKCLPCNITGGLGGAGGLSDGKLNLRPDIGGNLEEFVSKEEAWNIINEIDEFFLKHGAPEELYKPSKKDISTILKKSAATGIKFIPIIQRHIGSDKTPDVINSIKESIEDKGVSFLLETEVKDIKADKTVKGVTLKDKTGNEFEIKSNYIVAAPGRVGAYWFSDQLKKLKIPVNYNPVDIGVRVEVPHIVMDFITKINWDPKFHITTKTYDDFVRTFCTCPKGFVVEEVYDGFVGVNGHSMREKVSENTNFAFLVRVELTEPIENTSAYLFAIASMANTLGGGKPIIQRLGDLKRGRRSTWNRIEKSNISPTFKNVVPGDIAMALPHRMVVDILEGLEALNEVIPGVASDSTILYAPEIKLYAMRAKVNQGMETPVKGLYVAGDGAGVSRGIVGAAATGIIAANDILKKI; translated from the coding sequence ATGGAATGCGATGTTGTGATAATTGGAGCAGGACCTGCAGGGCTATTTGCAGCAGATAAATTGGCTGATCACTTTAAAATTATTGTAGTTGATAAAGGAAGAGGAATAGACACCAGAAAATGTGTTGCTCTTAAAAATAGGAATTGTGGAAAATGTTTACCATGTAATATAACTGGAGGACTTGGTGGAGCAGGTGGACTATCAGATGGTAAGCTTAACTTAAGACCAGATATTGGTGGTAACCTTGAAGAATTTGTAAGCAAAGAAGAAGCATGGAATATAATAAATGAAATCGATGAATTCTTCTTAAAACATGGGGCACCTGAGGAACTATATAAACCTTCAAAAAAGGATATATCCACTATTTTGAAAAAATCTGCCGCTACTGGAATTAAATTTATCCCTATTATTCAAAGACATATAGGTTCAGATAAAACGCCCGATGTTATAAACTCTATTAAAGAAAGTATTGAAGATAAAGGTGTTTCATTTTTACTTGAAACAGAAGTTAAAGATATTAAAGCAGATAAAACAGTGAAAGGAGTAACTTTGAAAGATAAAACTGGAAATGAGTTTGAAATAAAATCTAATTATATAGTCGCTGCTCCGGGGCGCGTGGGGGCTTACTGGTTTTCTGACCAACTAAAAAAGCTTAAAATCCCTGTAAATTATAATCCTGTGGATATTGGGGTTAGGGTTGAAGTTCCACATATTGTGATGGATTTTATAACAAAAATAAATTGGGATCCTAAATTTCATATAACAACAAAGACATATGATGACTTTGTAAGAACATTCTGTACATGTCCTAAAGGATTTGTTGTTGAAGAAGTTTATGATGGATTTGTAGGTGTAAATGGACATTCTATGCGTGAAAAAGTTTCTGAAAATACTAATTTTGCATTTTTAGTTAGGGTGGAGCTTACAGAACCAATAGAAAACACTTCTGCATATTTATTTGCAATTGCAAGTATGGCCAATACTCTTGGGGGAGGAAAACCAATTATTCAAAGGCTTGGAGACCTTAAAAGAGGGAGAAGATCAACATGGAACCGTATTGAAAAGAGTAATATTTCCCCAACATTTAAAAATGTAGTTCCGGGCGATATTGCAATGGCCCTCCCTCATAGAATGGTTGTTGATATTTTAGAGGGTCTTGAAGCCTTAAATGAAGTTATTCCTGGAGTAGCGTCAGATTCAACTATTCTTTATGCTCCAGAAATAAAATTATATGCAATGAGGGCTAAAGTAAATCAGGGAATGGAAACTCCTGTTAAAGGGCTTTATGTTGCAGGGGATGGTGCTGGAGTTTCAAGGGGAATTGTTGGAGCTGCAGCAACAGGGATAATAGCTGCGAATGATATTTTAAAAAAAATTTAA
- a CDS encoding heavy metal-binding domain-containing protein has protein sequence MASHEEIQRKLEAKREGITLPENEISEDNELDGLQQSFIVVSSNNAPGYEIVETKGFCYGLTVRSRGVGGQIGAGLRSIVGGEIKEYVKMMEESRDDAVYRMIDHAQQMGANAVISVRYDSNEISNVMQEILAYGTAVIVREK, from the coding sequence ATGGCATCACACGAAGAAATACAAAGAAAACTTGAAGCAAAACGAGAAGGAATTACTCTCCCTGAAAACGAAATATCTGAAGATAATGAACTGGACGGGTTACAACAAAGCTTTATTGTAGTAAGCTCCAATAATGCCCCAGGATATGAAATTGTCGAAACCAAGGGTTTTTGTTATGGATTAACTGTCCGTAGTAGGGGTGTTGGAGGTCAAATTGGTGCAGGATTACGTTCCATAGTTGGTGGAGAAATAAAAGAATACGTCAAAATGATGGAAGAATCAAGAGACGACGCAGTATACAGAATGATTGATCATGCGCAGCAAATGGGTGCCAATGCCGTAATAAGTGTTCGTTACGATTCTAATGAAATTTCCAATGTAATGCAAGAAATTTTAGCATATGGAACCGCTGTAATTGTAAGAGAGAAATAA